One Rhododendron vialii isolate Sample 1 chromosome 2a, ASM3025357v1 genomic region harbors:
- the LOC131314176 gene encoding acyl-CoA--sterol O-acyltransferase 1-like, with product MEGEIYYPSYTLEREISNFIKVWISVVVSLCYCYFSAKFISKGMPRLLSIIPIVSLFFALPLKLHSVNLCGPTAFAIAWLSNFKLLLLAFGKGPLSHPSLSLPHFIAIACFPIRIQQDPPPKSHANQENSLTSQNRDNPYPLDQDCHHSQNPPPKGHNRENPYPIITHNGNTSIWNDAIKVVFLALSWHVYKYSDHIHPKVMLVSYCFHTYFMLKIVLTIAAAAARALFGLELEPPFDKPYLSTSVQNFWGRRWNLVASRTLRSTVYEPALCVSSQVIGRKWASLPAVMCTFVVSALMHEIIFYYIGRLQPTWEVTRFFLLHGACVVAEIWIKKVVSDRWRLPRLISTPMTLGFVMVTGYWLFFPQLLRCKSYVRASEEYAVVGAFVKDIVAGVVKSIV from the coding sequence atggagggtGAGATCTACTATCCAAGCTAcaccttagagagagagatcagcaaCTTCATCAAGGTATGGATTTCAGTAGTTGTTTCTCTATGCTACTGCTATTTTTCAGCCAAGTTCATCTCAAAAGGTATGCCCAGGCTTCTCTCAATCATCCCTATTGTCTCTCTCTTCTTTGCCCTTCCTCTCAAACTTCACTCCGTCAACCTTTGCGGCCCCACCGCTTTCGCCATAGCCTGGCTTTCCAATTTCAAACTCCTCCTTCTTGCCTTTGGCAAAGGTCCTCTCTcccacccttctctctctctgcctcatTTCATTGCTATTGCCTGTTTCCCTATCAGGATCCAACAAGACCCACCTCCAAAATCCCATGCAAATCAAGAAAATTCACTGACATCTCAAAATAGAGACAACCCATATCCATTAGATCAAGATTGCCAccatagccaaaacccacctccAAAAGGGCATAATAGAGAAAACCCATATCCCATAATCACACATAATGGAAACACATCGATTTGGAATGATGCTATAAAGGTTGTTTTTCTAGCTTTGTCTTGGCATGTTTACAAGTATAGTGACCACATACACCCAAAGGTCATGTTGGTCAGTTACTGCTTCCACACCTACTTCATGTTGAAAATCGTACTAACCATTGCTGCAGCCGCCGCTCGAGCCCTATTCGGGTTAGAGCTCGAGCCGCCATTCGACAAGCCGTACCTCTCGACCTCTGTCCAGAACTTCTGGGGTAGGAGATGGAACCTTGTCGCGTCCCGAACCCTGCGTTCCACCGTATACGAGCCGGCGCTGTGCGTATCGTCACAGGTCATAGGCCGGAAGTGGGCTTCGCTTCCGGCCGTCATGTGCACGTTCGTAGTCTCGGCCCTGATGCACGAGATTATATTCTACTATATCGGCCGCTTGCAGCCAACGTGGGAGGTCACACGGTTCTTTCTTCTCCACGGGGCGTGCGTGGTGGCGGAGATTTGGATCAAGAAGGTGGTTTCGGACAGGTGGCGGTTGCCTCGGCTGATCTCAACACCAATGACCCTCGGATTCGTGATGGTTACCGGGTATTGGCTGTTTTTCCCGCAGCTGTTGAGGTGCAAAAGTTACGTCAGAGCGTCGGAAGAGTATGCGGTGGTGGGAGCGTTTGTGAAGGACATTGTTGCTGGTGTTGTGAAGTCGATCGTATAG
- the LOC131314183 gene encoding acyl-CoA--sterol O-acyltransferase 1-like: MEGEIYYPSYTLEREISNFIKAWISAVVSLCYCYFSAKFIPKGMPRLLSIIPIVSLFFALPLKLHSVILCGPTAFAMAWLSNFKLLLLAFGKGPLSHPSLSLPHFIAIACFPIRIQQDPPPKPHANLENSLTSQNRDNPYLLDQDCYHSQNPPPKRHNRENSNPRITQKGRASIWSYAIKVVFLSLFWPVYEYSDHINPKVMWVIYCFHMYFMLEIILATAAAASRALFGLELEPPLNKPHLSTSVQNFWGRRWNLVASRTLRSTVYEPALCVSAQVIGRKWASLPAVMCTFVVSALMHEIIFYYLSRLQPTWEVTRFFLLHGACVVAEIWIKKVVKDRWLLPRLISTPMTLGFVMVTGYWLFFPQLHKTYVRASEDYAVVAAFVKDNVAGVVKSIV, from the coding sequence atggagggtGAGATCTACTATCCAAGCTAcaccttagagagagagatcagcaaCTTCATCAAGGCATGGATTTCAGCAGTTGTTTCTTTATGCTACTGCTATTTTTCAGCCAAGTTCATCCCAAAAGGTATGCCCAGGCTTCTCTCAATCATCCCTATTGTCTCTCTCTTCTTTGCCCTTCCTCTCAAACTTCACTCCGTCATACTTTGTGGCCCCACCGCTTTCGCCATGGCCTGGCTTTCCAATTTCAAACTCCTCCTTCTTGCCTTTGGCAAAGGCCCTCTCTCCCacccttccctctctctcccccatttCATTGCTATTGCCTGTTTCCCTATCAGGATCCAACAAGACCCACCTCCAAAACCCCATGCAAATCTAGAAAATTCACTGACATCTCAAAATAGAGACAACCCATATCTATTAGATCAAGATTGCTAccatagccaaaacccacctccAAAACGTCATAATAGAGAAAATTCGAATCCCAGAATCACGCAAAAGGGACGTGCATCGATTTGGAGTTATGCTATAAAGGTTGTTTTTCTATCCTTGTTTTGGCCTGTTTACGAGTATAGTGACCACATAAACCCAAAGGTCATGTGGGTCATTTACTGTTTCCACATGTACTTCATGTTGGAAATCATACTAGCCACTGCTGCAGCCGCGTCTCGAGCCCTATTCGGGTTAGAGCTCGAGCCGCCACTCAACAAGCCGCACCTCTCGACCTCTGTCCAAAACTTCTGGGGTAGGAGATGGAACCTCGTTGCATCCCGAACCCTGCGTTCCACCGTATACGAGCCAGCGTTGTGCGTATCGGCACAAGTCATCGGCCGGAAGTGGGCTTCGCTTCCGGCCGTCATGTGCACGTTCGTAGTCTCGGCCCTAATGCACGAGATTATATTCTACTATTTGAGCCGCTTGCAGCCAACGTGGGAGGTCACACGGTTCTTTCTTCTCCACGGGGCGTGCGTAGTGGCGGAGATTTGGATCAAGAAGGTGGTTAAGGACAGGTGGCTGTTGCCTCGGTTGATCTCAACGCCGATGACCCTCGGATTCGTGATGGTTACCGGGTATTGGCTGTTTTTTCCGCAGCTGCACAAAACTTACGTCAGAGCGTCGGAAGATTATGCGGTGGTGGCAGCGTTTGTGAAGGACAATGTTGCTGGTGTTGTGAAGTCGATCGTATAA